The Arachis ipaensis cultivar K30076 chromosome B10, Araip1.1, whole genome shotgun sequence DNA window CGCTGTAATATGGGAGTGTTTGGCATCTTATGATGTTTATAGGAAGATGGGCCTAAGAAGAAAATTCTCTGTCTGTGATGACTTTTGAATCTCAAGAATTTAAACAACCAAGAAATTAATCTCAGCTTTTTGTGgcgttttcaattttctttgttaaatctGATCTAATTGACACAAACatgctccttttttttttttgtttacccaAACGGTATCTCCCAACCCGACAGATTgaggactaatccgtcgcagatctgagctctatttaagggtctgccgctggcTAATGAGTtgttgcatgcacaaggcggagTTCAaactcccgacacttgcttaagcgacgagtgagctgactactcgaccaacccaagttggttcaCAAACATGCTCCTTTATTTGCTGTTGTATGTGTTTGGGCCGTCACTTTGAATTTGGTTGGGATGCTAATGTAGTATAATTAGAGGTGTTATTTTCATAGCAGACATTATTATATAGTGTTTTCCTTCTCAAGTGTGCATTTTATTGTGGAAGAGAGTATTTACTCAGATTGAGATGATTGTTATTTATATAGTATTCACAATATTGGTTTTTTCTGCTTTTAAATAGAGACAAATAGAGTTAATTTAGAGAGAAAAGACCCAATATGACCCTtgcaaaccaaaaaaaaaaaaacacttcgaCTATCAactttttaattttaagacaATATAACTGTTAAACAGTaactttttcagtttttttttaagGCTCTAAAAAGAAAATCTCCTATGCGAAGTTCTTTGGCGTTTTCCTATTTGAATATTTACAACTTCATCTTTGATTTTTGGCTATTGCCACGTAAAGTTAATAGTTAACTGTAAAATAATTTAgataatttgattaaatttttatccAGATATTAACTTCAAACACCTAAGTTTCTATCGTGTCGAAAACTAGTTAGAACGAGAAGTTCCCCTTCGTCCTCCCCAACCCCCATCCCGACAGTAACAAACTATACAAGATTCCTTTCGACTTTCAATCAGCTCTCTCGTTTCTATCTTCTCAGAACTCTGAACTTTGACCAACACAACCAAATGGCCTTCTTGCTTAACAAGACCACCATTGCTTCCCATTTCCGATCTCACTCCCAGGTTTCTAAGATCCCCTCttcctttctcttcttttctttttgattaatacttaatatttatttaatataaaatatcatTGTCTTTCTGATTATTATTTTTGAGAGATCAGAAGGGTGAAGATCTGCTTTCACTCTCGCGCCGTCAATACCATATCGAACCTGGGCCTCGTGAAAAAGCGGTAAGCTTTAAAACCctttcttttctgtttattttatttaggttttctaaaattttgttgTGTTCAAATAATTGAACTAATGTATTTCACTTATCTATAGTTACTTCGATTTATTAAGTTTTACTTCTTTCTTTTCCCCCATTACTGAACGATGTTGATCAATAAAACGTTTTGTGTATACCTTCGAATATTTCATTGGTTGAATATGTAGTAAAATATTGGGCTGAATTAAAGCAAACTGTTCAAATGATCTCTTGAATCTGGCTTCAACATCTTGTTGGTTTGGCTCCAATGGTGCAATgaatagggttagggttagggacTTAGGGTAGATGTATTACTGCGTTCATGTATAAAAAAACTAGGGTTTCAGTACCTCTTATCCAATCAATGGTTGAGATTTGATCACAAATtatatgaattttaaaattttaatcatTTTAGTTAATAAAACCAGTGGCAACTTCTTGGACACACAACACAATATAAGGGTATGAACCTCCCAATTTGATAGGAGTACTGATGGAATCCCCATAAAAGTTTTATGACTACATTAGAGAACTTTAGTTAATGCGCTAATCTTTCTGATAACTTTTTTTCTGTCTTGCAGTCATggtttttatgatatttttttttatctgtattttattttttaatgtttgctTATAGTTATGGCACTCAACTGTTGCAGCTCTTGGCTGAAGATGCAGCTTTGAAGCCATTTAAGTCATATAAACAGAGGGTTAAGAAGCTCAAAAAGATTGGCGATATTCTAACAATTGTTGTCGTTGCAGGTAAGTcgtattttattttttctattttatttttcctgtttTTGTTTTGGTTTATGAGTGGAAGTagaataacattttttttttctgatgtCTTTGATTTTGACTAATGAAACCATCATGGATGCTTTGTTCTCTCTCAAGGCTTAAAATTCGTTGTTTATATGTTGGAAATTTTATGGTTGCTTATGAGCCTGGCTTTCACCCTGTACAGTGAGAATAAGAATAAAGGGCTTTGTTGTTGTCATTGTTACGAGCTCTCCCAACTCCATATATCTTTGCTGTTGTAGATCCACGTAATGAAATAGTTAATAGTCAGAATAAGAATAAAGGGTAGGGCAGAATTTGGGAGGGAAAGTCTGTTGCTGGGAGGTTGGGATACATAGCAGAACACACGGTTAGTTAGTTTGAGAATCATTTGTAGTTTTATATAGTTGAGAGCTCTAACTCTCCTCATTGTATTTGATTCATCCAACACAGTCTTAAtttccagggttcttaagcacctTTCTGCGAATCTGCAAAGTTGCTTTCACATTTCGATGTTAGAAGAGAAAAATATACTATCAAGGAATTTCCAATAAATAATGCCAATAAAATGTGGATGTTATTCTCTTTATCCTTGTGGTCTGGGGCATTTCCAATATTGTCATTTCTCTGAGGTCTGTTTGTGATTAAGATGGTAGGTCTTACTCACAATGCAATCACACATTCTTCGATTCTTCAATGTCTTGCATTCTTTTATGATGTTTCAGGATGCTGCTATGAAATATATGTCAAGGCAGCTATGAGAGAAGCAGCTCGGAAACAGTAACATTCCAGAATTGCAGAATGAAGTGAATATTGTTGGACGCTAGCTtccattttaatattttattttctatggtAATAACAATTTGGGTTGTATGCTTTGCCGTGTTGGAATAACCGAATAAGCAGAAATTTATTTGAACCCAAAATGCTTGTGCATCAATAGTAGTTACTTCATCGTTCAAGATTTAAAACTCTCTGATGAACTTGAATTTGATGATGTATCTAGACACAGTTTTGGTCTGATGAACTAACCAGAGGTGATTAGTTCTCCTGGCTACTCATGGTTTGGCTTTTTGTCTGCACCGTGAACTGATCTGAATTCAACAAAACCAAGAGCAATAGGAAAATCAAGAACATATCATTCGATCATTAGACTGATTTGCAGTAACGTTGGAAAGGATATTTTTAGCTATGAGAATTGTCAAaataatatttcaaaataaaatggATGATGTGTTTCTTAAAGATAATCTAGTTATTTATACTGAGAAAGATATTTGTTGTTACTTCTAATACAAATATAATGACAGATGACTTCAAATATAGAAAAAAGTGTTGAGCACAAAATTGTTCTTAGAATGTGTTGGAGTAATTAAAAGAGATTAATTTTAAAGAATATTTAAGAGTGTGTTTGGtttgtgatttttattttctatttttatttttatcattttttattttttatttttgggttttgaaagaaaaagaaaaaacaataaaattattttttatttttacctgtttttttttttttcataaaattctGAAAACAGAAAACACCAGTGAATCGAACATTAATATTGTGcggaataaaacgtgataaacattcaatcattaAGTAAATTATTTCTGCATGGACTCAACTAAACACACTAATAatcaaatgaattaaaataacTAACTCCAGTGAACTGAAATTCATTGATATTCTGAATAAAacttgataaacattcaatcagtaaAAAAAACATTTCtgtatgcaaaagaactcaactgaaCGCACTAATAATCAGGTGAATCAAATGGCAAACACCAGTGAACCGAACACcaatcatgtgctgaataaaacgtgataaacattcaatcatcaagtaaataatttctgcatgcaaaaggactcaactaaacacactaacaatcaaatGAATGAAAATGACTCCACTTaacagaaagaaaatatgaacacATTTCCATTTCTATGCCCTAGTTACGCCAAAAAATGGAATTAGATTAAGTCAATCTACTAAATGAAGTAACTCAATTCAGTAAACCTAAAATGCAAGAGAAATGTGAGATTGCAAGATTTTAAATGAATAGTAGTTTTTATCATACCTTTTCGCAGTCTGTATTCTTGTTTTTGTTCgtgttttcttctttctttcgaaATCTTCTCGCAATTCTTCTCCAGTAACGATTTCTGTAGAAAACACGAGTGAAGTTTGagagattttgagagagattcgacCTTCTCCAGTAGCGATTTCAATATTGAAGAAGGAACGTTGTTTCATATTTAAGACACGAATGAATATATTAAAGTTTCGTGCATTTGGGTGCGTGGAGTCACGTTTCATTTAATGAGAATGGGTTTTGTTGGTATTGAGCCAGCTTGGATAGACTTTAATGAAAAATTATATGGATGTGTAGCATGATTGGAAAAAAAGACCAATTTAATTCAGTTGTCAAAACCatagtaattaagtaattaaagatttaaaatctaattctttaactgtccaaaagaattagaaGACACCAAACTGGACTATTACAAaagtttataaataaaaatatggtTAAATATGACAATATAGAGAAGTGGAAATAGGAAACAACTCCCCAAACTTCTCCCGTCTCCAACTCAAAACAAAGGAACCAAAACAAAAGTAAATTAACCAACGAAAACTAAAATGGTTTAGGTTAGAAATATTTTTACCATTGTCACCCATTTTAATATCATAGTTCATGTTGGTCCCACAAACAAAACAACCAAAAACAAGCATAGGCCGAAATTAGAGACAGTTTACGGTTATAAGAATAACAAAGCCAAGGAATTCAACTCTAATTGTCTTTTATGATAATCAATCATGGTTGATACACCACAAACTTCTTCATAGGACAGTTGCACACTGGACAAGTTACAACACTCCCTTGAGTTGAACCTTCACTTGATGAAACCATGTAAGAGTGATTGCAAGGACCTTCAACAACAAAGTTAGGGT harbors:
- the LOC107622727 gene encoding succinate dehydrogenase subunit 7B, mitochondrial isoform X2; the protein is MAFLLNKTTIASHFRSHSQKGEDLLSLSRRQYHIEPGPREKALLAEDAALKPFKSYKQRVKKLKKIGDILTIVVVAGCCYEIYVKAAMREAARKQ
- the LOC107622727 gene encoding succinate dehydrogenase subunit 7B, mitochondrial isoform X1 codes for the protein MAFLLNKTTIASHFRSHSQDQKGEDLLSLSRRQYHIEPGPREKALLAEDAALKPFKSYKQRVKKLKKIGDILTIVVVAGCCYEIYVKAAMREAARKQ